One Phycisphaerae bacterium genomic region harbors:
- a CDS encoding DMT family protein yields MKTVLLLLISNIFMTAAWYGHLRFKETALGKVILISWMIAFVEYCFQVPANRIGHGQFSAAQLKTIQEVITLIVFCVFSVLYLKEGLKWNYLVGFAMMVAAVFFVFKKW; encoded by the coding sequence GTGAAGACCGTCCTTCTGCTGTTGATTTCGAACATCTTCATGACCGCCGCGTGGTACGGCCACCTGCGGTTCAAGGAGACTGCGCTGGGCAAGGTGATCCTGATCAGTTGGATGATCGCCTTCGTCGAGTACTGCTTCCAGGTGCCGGCCAACCGGATCGGCCACGGGCAGTTCTCAGCCGCCCAGCTCAAGACCATCCAGGAGGTGATCACCCTGATCGTCTTCTGCGTGTTCTCCGTCCTCTATCTCAAGGAGGGCCTCAAGTGGAACTACCTGGTCGGCTTCGCCATGATGGTGGCGGCGGTCTTCTTCGTGTTCAAAAAGTGGTGA
- a CDS encoding bifunctional 4-hydroxy-2-oxoglutarate aldolase/2-dehydro-3-deoxy-phosphogluconate aldolase, translating to MSSRQIAAEIEQEKLIAIIRADSADGLVQVAKALETGGCRLIELTMTTPNALEILKEASTALPNCVFGAGTVLDGPTARMAIYAGARYIVSPILDLGMIEMCRTYDVVSVPGAFTPTEMVTAWRAGTEFVKWYPANPIGPEFIKHLKGPLPQLKVIPTGAINLDNAAAFLKAGATAVAAGTELVGKGPITDQRLKDITDRARRFKALVGSV from the coding sequence ATGTCCAGCCGACAGATTGCCGCGGAGATTGAACAGGAAAAACTGATCGCGATCATCCGGGCCGACAGCGCGGACGGATTGGTTCAGGTCGCCAAGGCCCTGGAGACCGGCGGCTGCCGGCTTATCGAGCTGACCATGACCACGCCAAACGCCCTGGAGATCCTCAAGGAGGCCTCCACGGCCCTGCCGAACTGCGTGTTCGGAGCCGGTACGGTGCTGGACGGTCCGACCGCCCGAATGGCCATCTACGCCGGGGCTCGATACATCGTCTCGCCGATCCTCGACCTGGGCATGATCGAGATGTGCCGGACCTACGACGTGGTGTCGGTGCCCGGCGCGTTCACGCCGACTGAAATGGTCACCGCCTGGCGGGCGGGAACCGAGTTCGTCAAATGGTACCCAGCCAATCCGATCGGGCCCGAGTTCATCAAACACCTCAAGGGCCCGCTACCGCAGCTCAAGGTCATCCCGACCGGGGCCATCAACCTCGACAACGCCGCGGCGTTCCTCAAAGCCGGAGCGACGGCGGTGGCGGCGGGGACGGAACTCGTGGGCAAAGGCCCCATCACCGATCAGCGGCTCAAGGATATCACCGATCGGGCCCGCCGGTTCAAAGCCCTGGTCGGTTCGGTCTAG
- a CDS encoding dinitrogenase iron-molybdenum cofactor biosynthesis protein produces the protein MRQIVAIPTMNAEGLDSRSSFHFGGCEFFTFVTIQDGKAGEVESMPNPGHGPEGCIGPVNLIHDHGADSLIALGIGGGPLLALQQMAIDVYRGVEGTVAENIAAYLAGKLRKVSEMTCTGGHVGQ, from the coding sequence ATGAGACAGATCGTCGCGATCCCCACCATGAATGCCGAAGGTCTCGACTCGCGAAGTTCGTTCCATTTCGGCGGCTGCGAGTTCTTCACGTTCGTCACCATTCAGGACGGCAAGGCCGGCGAAGTGGAGAGCATGCCAAATCCGGGCCACGGCCCCGAGGGCTGCATCGGTCCGGTCAACCTGATCCATGACCACGGCGCCGACAGCCTGATCGCCCTGGGCATCGGTGGCGGGCCGCTGCTGGCCCTTCAGCAGATGGCCATCGACGTGTACCGCGGCGTGGAAGGCACAGTGGCCGAGAATATCGCGGCCTACCTGGCCGGCAAGCTGCGCAAGGTCTCGGAGATGACCTGCACCGGCGGTCACGTCGGGCAGTAG
- a CDS encoding hotdog fold thioesterase, translating into MTTQSLTHMHRRCFVCGEDSPSGLRARFELADGRISGRFQVREDLQSLPGVTHGGILAALMDAAMAQWLLQNGVVAVTALLQTKFHRSLAPGSWITITAWPRPDRGEDDRQYHLKSRIVDNRQRTIAQSEAVFVRYEESTGE; encoded by the coding sequence ATGACGACTCAGTCGTTGACGCACATGCACAGGCGATGCTTTGTATGCGGAGAGGACAGCCCCTCCGGCCTGCGAGCTCGGTTCGAGCTGGCCGACGGGCGGATCAGCGGACGTTTTCAGGTCCGCGAGGACCTGCAGAGCCTGCCCGGCGTGACCCACGGCGGCATTCTGGCTGCGCTGATGGATGCCGCGATGGCCCAGTGGCTCCTGCAGAACGGGGTTGTGGCGGTCACCGCCCTGCTGCAGACCAAGTTTCACCGTTCGCTGGCCCCGGGCAGTTGGATCACCATCACCGCGTGGCCGAGGCCCGATCGCGGCGAGGACGATCGGCAGTATCACCTTAAATCAAGAATTGTCGATAACCGTCAAAGGACGATCGCTCAGTCCGAAGCGGTTTTCGTACGCTATGAGGAATCGACAGGAGAGTGA
- a CDS encoding helix-turn-helix transcriptional regulator — protein METTDTLALVSRQVRALVRRLARNPGHALIVPAVPENPPAPAGHFHTLPEIFVQMSGSTDFVLPWQRFRLRAGQTCIIPPYTPHREHFSHGKARFHYLVGMLGYDGMSWHQGVFSEADRFHSTHLVYCQLHDMHRLLGLLTEAVACGSRPRPFGPIQTRGAALLAFSALLEAIEAAGRNPPIEHPKIAFCKQYIRNHLNDTGLCVKTLARHVECSPNYLSSLFRRQTGDRITDFLNARRLERVKDLLLHSTLNISEIAQACGYADPAYMTRLFVRAFHVAPRLYRVRAAPNKS, from the coding sequence ATGGAGACGACGGACACCCTGGCCCTGGTCAGCCGCCAGGTGCGGGCCCTGGTCCGGCGGCTTGCCCGGAATCCGGGCCACGCGCTGATCGTCCCCGCCGTTCCGGAGAACCCTCCCGCTCCCGCCGGCCACTTCCACACCCTGCCCGAGATTTTTGTTCAAATGAGCGGGTCCACCGATTTCGTCCTGCCCTGGCAGCGGTTCCGCCTTCGCGCGGGCCAGACCTGCATCATCCCGCCGTACACCCCGCACCGCGAGCATTTCAGTCATGGCAAGGCCCGATTTCACTACCTGGTCGGCATGCTCGGCTACGACGGCATGTCGTGGCATCAGGGCGTCTTCAGCGAAGCCGACCGCTTTCATTCCACTCACCTGGTCTATTGCCAACTGCACGACATGCATCGCCTGCTCGGGCTGCTGACCGAGGCGGTCGCGTGCGGTTCGCGTCCCAGGCCCTTTGGCCCCATTCAAACGCGGGGCGCGGCATTGCTCGCCTTTTCCGCCCTGCTCGAGGCCATCGAGGCCGCTGGGAGAAATCCCCCGATCGAACACCCCAAGATCGCGTTCTGCAAACAGTACATTCGCAACCATCTCAACGATACGGGTCTGTGCGTCAAGACCCTCGCCCGCCACGTCGAATGCTCGCCCAACTACCTATCGAGCCTCTTTCGCCGGCAAACCGGCGACCGCATCACCGACTTCCTGAACGCCCGGCGGCTCGAACGGGTCAAAGACCTGCTTCTCCACAGCACCCTCAACATCTCCGAGATCGCCCAGGCGTGCGGTTACGCCGACCCCGCATACATGACCCGGCTCTTTGTCAGGGCCTTCCACGTCGCCCCACGGCTCTACCGGGTCAGAGCCGCCCCAAATAAGAGTTGA
- a CDS encoding trehalose utilization protein ThuA, with protein MEQTMNAKIRVTVWNEFRHEKSQDVVRSIYPKGMHVTIGEALKAGADVSVRYATLDEPEHGLTQDVVDATDVLIWWGHCAHDEVDDRIVKRVQKRVLEGMGLIVLHSGHFSKIFKAMLGTNCSLKWREAGEKERLWNIEPGHPITEGVGEYIELPNTEMYGERFDIPTPDKLIFVSWFAGGEVFRSGCCWERGHGRIFYFRPGHESYPIFHNAEVQRVIANAVRWARPRIFAEHSAPCTKPLEPLG; from the coding sequence ATGGAGCAGACGATGAATGCGAAGATCCGGGTGACGGTGTGGAATGAGTTTCGGCACGAAAAGAGCCAGGACGTCGTGCGGTCGATCTACCCGAAGGGGATGCACGTGACGATCGGCGAGGCCCTCAAAGCCGGCGCGGATGTCTCGGTGCGCTACGCGACGCTCGACGAGCCGGAGCACGGGCTGACCCAGGACGTCGTCGACGCCACCGACGTGCTGATCTGGTGGGGCCACTGCGCCCACGATGAGGTGGACGACCGGATCGTCAAGCGGGTCCAGAAACGGGTGCTGGAGGGCATGGGGCTGATCGTCCTGCATTCCGGGCACTTCTCCAAGATATTCAAGGCCATGCTGGGAACCAACTGCAGCCTCAAGTGGCGCGAAGCGGGAGAGAAGGAACGCCTCTGGAACATCGAGCCGGGGCATCCGATCACCGAAGGGGTCGGCGAGTACATCGAGCTGCCCAACACCGAGATGTACGGCGAGCGGTTCGACATTCCCACGCCGGACAAGCTGATCTTCGTCTCGTGGTTCGCCGGCGGCGAGGTTTTCCGCAGCGGCTGCTGCTGGGAACGCGGCCACGGGCGGATTTTCTACTTCCGGCCAGGGCACGAGTCGTACCCGATCTTCCACAACGCCGAGGTGCAGCGGGTGATCGCCAATGCGGTTCGCTGGGCCCGGCCCCGCATCTTCGCGGAGCACTCGGCGCCGTGCACCAAACCGCTCGAGCCGCTCGGTTAA